A single genomic interval of Nitratidesulfovibrio sp. SRB-5 harbors:
- a CDS encoding site-2 protease family protein, whose translation MFDTDLAVNIKRLAVAFVPMLLGMVCHEVAHGWAAWKRGDPTAKMLGRLTLNPLPHLDVMGSLLFVFTALTSPFILGWAKPVPVNTRYFRSPRRDMALVSFAGPLANIVVAVGFAVAYRLLTLAMPISQWEGNGVYDFFLNMCAVGVWVNFTLAWFNLTPIPPLDGSNILAGVLPRKLAWHYYRLERYGLILVVILLATGMLFKVVWPLVQMSVDLVSAIVGIR comes from the coding sequence ATGTTCGATACCGACCTTGCCGTCAACATCAAGCGACTGGCCGTCGCCTTCGTGCCCATGCTGCTCGGCATGGTCTGTCACGAGGTGGCGCACGGCTGGGCCGCCTGGAAGCGCGGCGACCCCACGGCCAAGATGCTGGGGCGGCTGACCCTGAATCCGCTGCCGCATCTGGACGTGATGGGCTCGCTGCTGTTCGTGTTCACCGCCCTCACCAGTCCGTTCATCCTCGGCTGGGCCAAGCCCGTGCCGGTCAACACCCGGTATTTCCGGTCGCCCCGGCGCGACATGGCGCTGGTCTCGTTTGCCGGTCCGCTGGCCAACATCGTGGTGGCCGTGGGCTTTGCCGTGGCCTATCGCCTGCTTACCCTCGCCATGCCCATCTCGCAGTGGGAGGGCAACGGCGTGTACGATTTCTTCCTGAACATGTGCGCCGTGGGCGTGTGGGTGAACTTCACCCTGGCCTGGTTCAACCTGACCCCCATCCCGCCGCTGGACGGCAGCAACATCCTGGCCGGGGTTCTGCCGCGCAAGCTGGCGTGGCATTACTACCGCCTGGAACGCTACGGGCTGATCCTGGTGGTCATCCTGCTGGCCACGGGCATGCTGTTCAAGGTGGTCTGGCCGCTGGTGCAGATGTCCGTCGATCTTGTCTCGGCCATCGTGGGCATCCGCTAG
- a CDS encoding sigma 54-interacting transcriptional regulator — MRYYRPPLFGTLFRLEGNFSEWSIAKRLLFAALPAFMLLLIISGMISHRISQNFLHDALGRSSLLATLSQAHEMEQVLQQARRELLYLARTDISSASLAHHLRTRAETMGTLYREIAYQGSTPDNRLLLLNTGRDVWMVPLEQALATRFGPLTRQNTQEPKPGFVRISAPTEVVYPSVPTAGTVQGLSMHVLRLTTPVLDAAGNQTGLLTLSVDMLALRNVLSVYASRRSPLYIFPEETEKHRSFFFDSHGWILFQSESPEHPNLDLSTDTVRSGMRGDFGRPGFEAAFRPNPEQERYWGMVTEVQSGNSGQSRLGTMLEDPSPMNRAFYISYAPVTFSEGPGASTVVVGGIAYTDTSFLAMAASYKLYGALFVFGLCASAVAAFILAMLGRGIAGPLHRIAEEASGKLESGDLTPIHLERVHPEAEALLQTTNEMLAALQARNEELRLREEHIQSTRRRQRVCLDTEIAQQQPQSQLSPQDTMPGIVGTSESVRGLRGMIRKAAGVEADVLIIGETGTGKELTAEAIHMTSDRVGGPFISINCGALDENLLLDALFGHVKGAFSEARGERKGAFVAADGGTLHLDEIGNASPKVQQALLRALSVRRIRPLGSDDEVPFDARIIAATNVDLKECARQGTFREDLYYRLAVITINTPPLRDRREDIPALADYFLKQAAQTLKRPAMGLSRGALEKLLAYGWPGNVREVKNCITRAVAFAEGDTLYAEDLRFGAELDPTLSHGALLPPSPAPAHAGQPPYPQAQQPAAPYPGDGTAYGVPYGSQTPQGMPGAQAGATMYDPVSGRIVASGTGNGGPDWSDAGAMHGARARHDRAGGNSGNGRQPHNGQDGAGTPPLSALNPRQRAAWEFISRNGGITRTQYQDIVGNEIPVRTAQYDLQDMVRKGFIRKVGKGPATRYVLTEGGVPVPPRR, encoded by the coding sequence ATGCGTTACTACAGGCCGCCGCTGTTCGGCACGCTGTTCCGACTGGAAGGCAATTTCTCGGAATGGAGCATCGCCAAACGGCTGCTCTTCGCGGCGCTGCCCGCGTTCATGCTGCTGCTGATCATCAGCGGAATGATCTCCCACCGCATTTCCCAGAACTTCCTGCACGACGCGCTGGGGCGCAGTTCGCTGCTGGCCACCCTGTCCCAGGCCCACGAAATGGAACAGGTGCTCCAGCAGGCCCGGCGCGAGCTGCTCTACCTTGCCCGCACCGACATTTCCTCCGCCTCGCTGGCCCACCATCTGCGCACTCGCGCCGAGACCATGGGCACCCTGTACCGCGAAATCGCCTATCAGGGCTCCACGCCGGACAACCGCCTGCTGCTGCTGAACACCGGCCGCGACGTATGGATGGTGCCGCTGGAGCAGGCCCTGGCCACCCGTTTCGGCCCGCTGACCCGCCAGAACACGCAGGAGCCCAAGCCGGGCTTCGTGCGTATTTCCGCCCCCACCGAGGTGGTCTACCCCTCCGTGCCCACGGCGGGCACCGTGCAGGGGCTGTCCATGCACGTGCTGCGGCTTACCACGCCCGTACTGGACGCCGCGGGCAACCAGACCGGCCTGCTCACCCTGTCGGTGGACATGCTGGCCCTGCGCAACGTGCTGTCGGTCTACGCATCGCGCCGGTCGCCGCTGTACATCTTTCCGGAAGAAACGGAAAAGCACCGCAGCTTCTTCTTCGACTCCCACGGATGGATCCTGTTCCAGTCTGAATCGCCGGAACATCCCAACCTGGACCTGTCCACCGATACGGTGCGTTCGGGCATGCGCGGCGACTTCGGACGCCCCGGCTTCGAGGCGGCCTTCCGTCCCAATCCGGAGCAGGAGCGATACTGGGGCATGGTCACAGAAGTGCAGTCCGGCAATTCCGGCCAGAGCCGCCTGGGCACCATGCTGGAAGACCCCTCGCCCATGAACCGGGCCTTCTACATCAGCTACGCGCCGGTCACCTTCAGCGAAGGCCCCGGCGCCAGCACCGTGGTGGTGGGCGGCATCGCGTACACCGACACCAGCTTCCTGGCCATGGCCGCGTCCTACAAGCTGTATGGCGCGCTGTTCGTGTTCGGGTTGTGCGCCAGCGCTGTGGCCGCCTTCATTCTGGCCATGCTGGGACGCGGCATCGCCGGACCGCTGCACCGCATCGCCGAGGAAGCCAGCGGCAAGCTGGAATCGGGCGACCTCACTCCCATCCATCTGGAACGGGTGCACCCGGAAGCGGAGGCCCTGCTCCAGACCACCAACGAAATGCTGGCCGCCCTGCAGGCGCGCAATGAAGAATTGCGCCTGCGCGAAGAACACATCCAGTCCACCCGGCGACGGCAGCGGGTATGCCTGGACACGGAAATCGCGCAACAGCAGCCGCAAAGCCAGCTTTCGCCGCAGGACACCATGCCCGGCATCGTGGGCACCAGCGAATCGGTGCGCGGCCTGCGCGGCATGATCCGCAAGGCCGCCGGCGTCGAGGCCGACGTGCTTATCATCGGCGAAACGGGTACAGGCAAGGAACTGACCGCCGAGGCCATCCACATGACCAGCGACAGGGTGGGCGGACCGTTCATCTCCATCAACTGCGGCGCCCTGGACGAGAACCTGCTGCTGGATGCGCTGTTCGGCCACGTGAAGGGGGCCTTTTCCGAGGCGCGGGGCGAGCGCAAGGGGGCCTTCGTGGCCGCCGACGGCGGCACGCTGCACCTCGACGAAATCGGCAACGCCTCGCCCAAGGTGCAGCAGGCCCTGCTGCGCGCCCTGTCGGTGCGGCGCATCCGCCCCCTGGGCAGCGACGACGAAGTGCCCTTCGATGCGCGCATCATCGCCGCCACCAACGTGGACCTGAAGGAATGCGCCCGTCAGGGCACCTTCCGGGAAGACCTGTACTACCGGCTGGCGGTGATCACCATCAACACGCCCCCCTTGCGCGATCGGCGAGAGGACATCCCCGCCCTGGCCGACTACTTCCTGAAGCAGGCCGCGCAAACCCTGAAGCGCCCGGCCATGGGCCTTTCGCGCGGGGCGCTGGAAAAGCTGCTGGCCTACGGCTGGCCGGGCAACGTGCGCGAAGTGAAGAACTGCATCACCCGCGCCGTGGCCTTTGCCGAAGGGGACACCCTGTACGCCGAAGACCTGCGCTTTGGCGCGGAACTGGACCCCACCCTGTCGCACGGGGCGCTGCTGCCGCCAAGTCCGGCCCCGGCGCACGCGGGCCAGCCCCCCTACCCGCAGGCGCAACAACCCGCCGCACCCTACCCCGGCGACGGCACCGCGTATGGCGTCCCGTACGGATCCCAGACGCCGCAAGGCATGCCCGGCGCACAGGCGGGCGCCACCATGTACGACCCGGTCAGTGGCCGCATCGTGGCCAGCGGCACCGGCAACGGCGGGCCGGACTGGTCTGACGCCGGGGCCATGCACGGCGCACGGGCAAGGCATGATCGCGCGGGCGGCAACTCCGGCAACGGTCGCCAGCCACACAACGGGCAGGATGGCGCGGGCACGCCGCCGCTCTCCGCGCTGAACCCGCGCCAGCGCGCCGCCTGGGAATTCATCAGCCGCAACGGCGGCATCACCCGCACCCAGTATCAGGACATAGTGGGCAACGAGATACCCGTGCGCACCGCGCAGTACGACCTGCAGGACATGGTGCGCAAGGGCTTCATCCGCAAGGTGGGCAAGGGGCCCGCCACCCGGTACGTGCTGACGGAAGGCGGCGTGCCGGTACCGCCACGGAGGTAA
- the trpS gene encoding tryptophan--tRNA ligase — MTTPDKRTVSGMRPTGPLHLGHYFGVLKNWVEMQHEMEAFFFVADWHALTSDYADPSRIREFVPELVTDWVAAGLDPEKCVMFQQSHIKEHAELHLILSMITPVSWLERNPTYKEQKQEVVNKDLGNYGFLGYPVLMASDILIYHPKWVPVGQDQLPHLELTREIARRFNFLYGDYFPEPEARLTPAAKCPGLDGRKMSKSYGNAIYLRDTMEEIAPKVRGMFTDTNRLRKSDPGNPDVCNLFPYHELMASPDQQAEIRQGCTSASLGCVDCKKIFLENLGAFLGPLHERRAALLANPKGIQDILDAGDTRARAEASRIMDGVRDRLNF; from the coding sequence ATGACCACCCCCGACAAGCGCACCGTTTCCGGCATGCGGCCCACCGGGCCGCTGCACCTTGGCCACTACTTCGGCGTGCTGAAGAACTGGGTCGAGATGCAGCATGAAATGGAAGCGTTCTTCTTCGTGGCCGACTGGCATGCCCTGACCAGCGACTACGCCGATCCTTCGCGCATCCGCGAGTTCGTGCCCGAACTGGTCACCGACTGGGTTGCCGCAGGCCTCGATCCGGAAAAGTGCGTGATGTTCCAGCAGTCGCACATCAAGGAACACGCGGAACTGCACCTCATCCTGTCCATGATCACCCCGGTGAGCTGGCTGGAACGCAACCCCACCTACAAGGAACAGAAGCAGGAAGTGGTCAACAAGGACCTCGGCAACTACGGGTTCCTCGGCTACCCGGTGCTGATGGCCTCCGACATCCTGATCTACCACCCCAAGTGGGTGCCCGTGGGCCAGGATCAGCTGCCCCACCTGGAGCTGACCCGCGAAATCGCCCGCCGCTTCAACTTCCTGTACGGCGACTATTTCCCCGAGCCGGAAGCGCGCCTGACCCCGGCGGCCAAGTGTCCCGGCCTTGATGGCCGCAAGATGTCCAAAAGCTACGGCAACGCCATCTACCTGCGCGACACCATGGAGGAAATCGCCCCCAAGGTGCGCGGCATGTTCACCGATACCAACCGCCTGCGCAAGAGCGACCCCGGCAACCCCGACGTGTGCAACCTGTTCCCCTACCACGAGCTGATGGCCAGCCCGGACCAGCAGGCCGAAATCCGTCAGGGCTGCACCTCTGCCTCGCTGGGCTGCGTGGACTGCAAGAAGATATTCCTCGAAAACCTGGGCGCCTTCCTGGGGCCGCTGCACGAGCGCCGCGCCGCCCTGCTGGCCAACCCCAAGGGCATTCAGGACATCCTGGATGCCGGGGATACCCGCGCCCGCGCCGAGGCGTCGAGGATCATGGACGGCGTTCGCGACCGCCTCAACTTCTAG
- a CDS encoding sulfite exporter TauE/SafE family protein, producing the protein MEWLYILMPIAGVKIFWPGLIILGVGVGIIGGFFGMGGAWMVTPGLNILGFPMAFAIGTDIAHMAGKSLISTMRHGKFGNVDYKLGMIMLVGTVVGFEVGAQMVMWLERIGNVEKVVRWIYIALLAAIAWMVFHDVAKRREKERQAAARGETLEAGATGVEWHKALHKIKIPPMVHLKEAGVYCSAWLPIVVSFATGWLAGILGIGGGLIRMPALIYLIGCPTHVAVGTDLFEVMISGLYGAATYTYKGRTELVAAMIMLVGASVGAQVGAVATKYIKGYGIRIAFGLAVVGCALSILMKLVQPWLPQFKSVLDAGATVLVLGLVSCMSLYIFVRMIQGVKMELARKKAA; encoded by the coding sequence ATGGAATGGCTCTATATTCTCATGCCCATCGCGGGCGTTAAGATCTTCTGGCCCGGCCTGATCATTCTCGGCGTGGGCGTCGGCATCATCGGCGGCTTCTTCGGCATGGGCGGCGCCTGGATGGTTACCCCCGGCCTGAACATCCTCGGCTTCCCCATGGCCTTCGCCATCGGGACTGACATCGCCCACATGGCGGGCAAGTCGCTCATCTCCACCATGCGCCACGGCAAGTTCGGCAACGTGGACTACAAGCTGGGGATGATCATGCTGGTGGGCACCGTCGTGGGCTTCGAAGTGGGCGCCCAGATGGTCATGTGGCTGGAACGGATAGGCAACGTCGAAAAGGTGGTGCGCTGGATCTACATCGCGCTGCTTGCCGCCATTGCCTGGATGGTCTTCCACGACGTGGCCAAGCGCCGCGAAAAGGAACGCCAGGCCGCCGCGCGTGGTGAAACGCTGGAAGCGGGCGCCACGGGCGTCGAGTGGCACAAGGCCCTGCACAAGATCAAGATTCCCCCCATGGTGCACCTGAAGGAAGCGGGTGTGTACTGCTCCGCGTGGCTGCCCATCGTCGTCAGCTTCGCCACCGGCTGGCTGGCCGGCATCCTGGGCATCGGCGGCGGTCTCATCCGCATGCCCGCCCTCATCTACCTCATCGGCTGCCCGACCCACGTGGCCGTCGGCACCGACCTGTTCGAAGTCATGATCTCCGGCCTGTACGGCGCCGCCACCTACACCTACAAGGGCCGCACCGAACTCGTTGCCGCCATGATCATGCTGGTGGGCGCTTCGGTCGGCGCGCAGGTTGGCGCCGTGGCCACCAAGTACATCAAGGGTTACGGCATCCGTATCGCCTTCGGCCTCGCCGTGGTCGGCTGCGCCCTTTCGATCCTGATGAAGCTCGTGCAGCCCTGGTTGCCCCAGTTCAAGAGCGTGCTCGACGCTGGCGCCACCGTACTGGTGCTGGGCCTGGTGTCCTGCATGTCGCTGTACATCTTCGTCCGCATGATTCAGGGCGTGAAGATGGAACTGGCCCGCAAGAAGGCCGCCTAG
- a CDS encoding PEP/pyruvate-binding domain-containing protein, with amino-acid sequence MLAAPPPVSLLERLRWLFGHRRSVDAESRERVMRVFRARYAHFKDLLDSNAELARILADMDEKIAGCTLFGATWLRSQATRSVFHAMRMATALNAISGDAYPSLPGVVERINAEITELMESRPQATVEAYALPFAAINGDMVDWVGGKCANLGELTSRVGVPVPRGFAITTRAYYAFMEHDGLMGNIRKSLRDVDPQDPESVLDVADDIQALFAAATVPPDVVDALRAACDEAFGPDADAGERGATLRLAVRSSALSEDSHVSFAGQYLSVLNVSRDGVVDAWKRVVASLFMPQAIVYRLHQGITLDASAMAVACMEMVDSVAAGVLFTRHPVDLLSDSMVINAAWGLGAAVVDGEMEPDTWLFSREDAPHPLSRNVVCKAHRLIPGEDGRLREEDVPESQRDTPCLTDAQAVELARIGMRVEAHYGVPQDVEWALDPAGRLLLLQARPLTTTPRGEARTTPLIEGYPVLLHGGEPACPGVGCGPVVQPANAEELALFPEGGILVATHSSPSYVLVMQRAQAIVAEAGSITGHMASLAREFGVPTIVNAPGAMGTLPVGTQVTVDAFSCRVYQGRVEELLPLREERAVCLRDTPIHNLLKQVAALVSPLNLHDPKADNFTPDACRTIHDVMRFVHELSYAHMFRLSDTVSDAGAVAVEMKAPVPLDLHVIDLGGGLAEVDGPYVHPEQAVSAPFKALLEGMLDPAVHHREPRPVDMSGFLSVMSRHMIEPPTMHGQRFGDRSYALVSDKYLNFSSRVGYHYGVLDAYCGQTMNKNYITFQFKGGAADETRKNRRVRCIGIILEALGFHVEVRGDMVTARFQKFAAPQIAERLVQLGRLLIVTRQMDMLMVDEAAVQRFADNFLSGRYH; translated from the coding sequence ATGCTGGCCGCGCCGCCGCCCGTATCACTGCTGGAACGTCTGCGCTGGCTGTTCGGCCACAGGCGCTCCGTGGATGCCGAATCGCGCGAGCGGGTCATGCGGGTGTTCCGCGCCCGCTACGCCCACTTCAAGGACCTGCTGGACTCCAACGCCGAGCTCGCGCGCATTCTCGCGGACATGGACGAGAAGATCGCGGGGTGCACCCTGTTCGGGGCCACCTGGCTGCGTTCGCAGGCCACGCGGTCGGTGTTCCACGCCATGCGCATGGCCACCGCCCTCAATGCCATCTCGGGCGATGCGTACCCGTCCCTGCCCGGGGTGGTGGAACGCATCAACGCCGAAATCACCGAGCTGATGGAAAGCCGCCCCCAGGCCACGGTGGAGGCCTACGCCCTGCCCTTTGCCGCCATCAACGGCGACATGGTGGACTGGGTGGGAGGCAAGTGCGCCAACCTCGGCGAACTGACCTCGCGCGTGGGGGTGCCGGTGCCGCGCGGCTTTGCCATAACCACCCGCGCCTACTACGCCTTCATGGAGCATGACGGGCTGATGGGCAACATACGCAAAAGCTTGCGCGATGTGGACCCACAAGACCCGGAAAGCGTGCTGGACGTGGCCGACGACATCCAGGCCCTGTTCGCCGCCGCCACCGTGCCGCCGGACGTGGTGGATGCCCTGCGCGCCGCCTGCGACGAGGCATTCGGGCCCGACGCCGACGCCGGGGAAAGAGGCGCCACGCTGCGTCTGGCCGTGCGCTCCAGCGCGCTCAGCGAGGACAGCCACGTTTCCTTCGCCGGGCAGTATCTGTCGGTGCTCAACGTGAGCCGCGACGGCGTGGTGGATGCGTGGAAGCGGGTGGTGGCCAGCCTGTTCATGCCCCAGGCCATCGTGTACCGCCTGCATCAGGGCATCACCCTGGACGCCAGCGCCATGGCCGTGGCCTGCATGGAAATGGTCGATTCCGTGGCCGCCGGGGTGCTGTTCACCCGCCACCCGGTGGATCTGCTGTCCGATTCCATGGTCATCAACGCCGCATGGGGGCTGGGCGCCGCCGTGGTGGACGGAGAGATGGAGCCGGACACCTGGCTGTTCAGCCGCGAGGATGCACCCCACCCCCTTTCGCGCAACGTGGTCTGCAAGGCGCACCGCCTTATCCCCGGAGAAGATGGCCGCCTGCGCGAAGAAGACGTGCCCGAATCCCAGCGCGACACCCCCTGCCTGACCGACGCCCAGGCCGTGGAGCTGGCCCGCATCGGCATGCGGGTGGAAGCGCACTACGGCGTGCCGCAGGACGTGGAATGGGCGCTGGACCCGGCTGGCAGGCTGTTGCTGCTCCAGGCCCGCCCGCTGACCACCACCCCGCGCGGTGAAGCGCGCACCACCCCGCTCATCGAAGGCTACCCGGTGCTGCTGCACGGCGGCGAGCCCGCCTGCCCCGGCGTGGGCTGCGGGCCGGTGGTGCAGCCCGCCAACGCGGAGGAACTGGCCCTGTTCCCCGAAGGGGGCATACTGGTGGCCACGCACTCCTCGCCGTCCTACGTGCTGGTCATGCAGCGCGCCCAGGCCATCGTGGCCGAGGCGGGCAGCATCACCGGACACATGGCGTCGCTGGCGCGTGAATTCGGCGTGCCCACCATCGTCAACGCGCCGGGGGCCATGGGCACGCTGCCCGTGGGCACGCAGGTGACCGTGGATGCCTTCTCCTGCCGCGTCTATCAAGGCCGGGTGGAAGAACTGCTGCCCCTGCGCGAGGAACGCGCCGTGTGCCTGCGCGACACGCCCATCCACAACCTGCTCAAGCAGGTGGCAGCGCTGGTCTCCCCCCTCAACCTGCACGACCCCAAGGCGGACAATTTCACCCCCGACGCGTGCCGCACCATCCACGACGTGATGCGCTTCGTGCACGAACTGTCCTATGCCCACATGTTCCGGCTGTCGGACACCGTCTCCGATGCCGGGGCCGTGGCCGTGGAAATGAAGGCTCCGGTGCCGCTGGACCTGCACGTCATCGACCTTGGCGGGGGGCTGGCCGAGGTGGACGGCCCCTATGTACACCCGGAGCAGGCGGTTTCCGCACCGTTCAAGGCCCTGCTTGAAGGCATGCTGGACCCGGCCGTGCATCACCGCGAACCGCGCCCGGTGGACATGAGCGGCTTTCTGTCCGTCATGAGTCGCCACATGATCGAGCCGCCCACCATGCACGGCCAGCGCTTCGGAGACCGCAGCTATGCGCTGGTGTCCGACAAGTACCTGAATTTCAGTTCACGCGTGGGCTATCATTACGGCGTTCTCGATGCCTACTGCGGCCAGACCATGAACAAGAACTACATCACCTTCCAGTTCAAGGGCGGCGCGGCGGACGAGACGCGCAAGAACCGCAGGGTGCGTTGCATAGGCATCATCCTGGAGGCGCTGGGGTTTCATGTGGAAGTGCGCGGCGACATGGTCACCGCACGCTTCCAGAAATTCGCGGCGCCGCAGATCGCCGAGCGGCTTGTGCAACTGGGGCGGCTGCTCATCGTCACCCGGCAGATGGACATGCTGATGGTGGACGAAGCGGCGGTGCAGCGCTTTGCGGATAATTTCCTGAGTGGCCGGTACCATTGA
- a CDS encoding DVU0150 family protein: protein MRRIKTLFMSLLTFVLAIPGLALAAGGGGAPVVIVADTRKLDGVMAWWANLYNESHVQFTTLTIILIPLVGVLFGVLADIVMNWIGIDLKSRELAEH, encoded by the coding sequence ATGAGAAGGATCAAGACGCTGTTCATGTCGTTGCTGACGTTCGTGCTGGCCATTCCCGGCCTGGCGCTGGCCGCTGGCGGCGGTGGCGCACCCGTGGTCATCGTGGCCGACACCCGCAAGCTGGACGGCGTGATGGCCTGGTGGGCCAACCTGTACAACGAGAGCCATGTCCAGTTCACCACGCTTACCATCATCCTGATCCCGTTGGTGGGCGTGCTCTTCGGCGTGCTTGCCGACATCGTGATGAACTGGATCGGCATCGACCTGAAGTCCCGCGAACTGGCCGAGCACTAG
- the rfaE2 gene encoding D-glycero-beta-D-manno-heptose 1-phosphate adenylyltransferase: MHTSQPDLSHPAVVDRAALPGLLAPRRVAGQRVVFTNGCYDILHPGHVDLLARARAEGDLLVLGLNSDASVRRQGKGADRPVNPFAVRAYVLAHLASVDYVVEFDEDTPHALIAEVQPDVLVKGGDWPVDRIVGRDIVQARGGRVLSLPLLPGFSTTGLVRRIRAGVSAGELE, from the coding sequence ATGCACACATCCCAGCCTGACCTGAGCCATCCCGCCGTCGTGGACCGCGCCGCGCTGCCCGGCCTGCTGGCGCCTCGCCGCGTCGCCGGACAGCGGGTGGTGTTCACCAACGGCTGCTACGACATCCTGCACCCCGGCCACGTGGACCTGCTGGCCCGCGCCCGGGCCGAGGGCGACCTGCTGGTGCTGGGCCTGAACTCCGATGCCTCCGTGCGCCGCCAGGGCAAGGGTGCCGACCGCCCGGTGAATCCCTTTGCGGTGCGGGCCTACGTGCTGGCCCACCTGGCCAGCGTGGACTACGTGGTGGAGTTCGACGAGGACACGCCCCACGCGCTCATAGCGGAAGTCCAGCCCGACGTGCTGGTGAAGGGTGGCGACTGGCCCGTGGACCGCATCGTGGGCCGCGACATCGTACAGGCCCGAGGCGGGCGGGTGCTCAGCCTGCCCCTGCTGCCCGGCTTTTCCACCACCGGCCTCGTCCGGCGCATTCGGGCCGGTGTGTCGGCGGGTGAGCTCGAATAG
- a CDS encoding YkgJ family cysteine cluster protein, with protein sequence MTGETNKCSGCGPTGAEVAQGDETQAFLESLPELQAGQTFRFACHPGVRCFNACCSDLNMPLTPYDVLRLRRNLGMGSEEFINTHARVGQYPDTGFPALFLRMSDHPLKLCPFVSDAGCTVYPDRSGACRTYPLGRATKEDEAGSVVEQFFVVREEHCRGFDESGEWSSGTWLADQGLEPYNASNDRYMRLMARCKRQGAAISPKQATMVLLACYQLDRFVDFIRGVKLFDRLEMDADRQQQVLDDEEARLDFAYDWAELVLFGDCAALRMKA encoded by the coding sequence ATGACCGGCGAGACGAACAAGTGTAGCGGATGCGGCCCGACTGGTGCGGAAGTGGCTCAGGGCGACGAGACCCAGGCTTTTCTGGAAAGCCTGCCGGAGTTGCAGGCGGGGCAGACCTTCAGGTTTGCCTGCCATCCCGGCGTGCGCTGCTTCAACGCCTGCTGTTCCGACCTGAACATGCCGCTCACGCCGTACGACGTGTTGCGGCTGCGCCGCAATCTGGGCATGGGCAGCGAGGAGTTCATCAACACCCATGCCCGCGTGGGCCAGTATCCGGACACCGGCTTTCCCGCCCTGTTCCTGCGCATGAGCGACCACCCGCTGAAGTTGTGCCCGTTCGTCAGCGATGCCGGGTGCACCGTGTACCCCGACCGTTCCGGCGCCTGCCGCACCTATCCGCTGGGGCGCGCCACCAAGGAAGACGAGGCGGGCAGCGTGGTGGAGCAGTTCTTCGTGGTGCGCGAGGAACACTGTAGGGGCTTCGACGAGTCCGGCGAATGGTCCAGCGGCACCTGGCTGGCCGATCAGGGGCTGGAGCCATACAATGCCTCCAACGACCGCTACATGCGCCTCATGGCGCGCTGCAAGCGGCAGGGCGCGGCCATCAGCCCCAAGCAGGCCACCATGGTGTTGCTGGCCTGCTACCAGTTGGACCGTTTCGTCGATTTCATCCGGGGCGTGAAGCTGTTCGACCGGTTGGAGATGGACGCGGACCGCCAGCAGCAGGTGCTGGACGACGAGGAAGCCCGCCTCGATTTCGCCTACGACTGGGCGGAACTGGTGCTGTTCGGCGATTGCGCGGCGCTGCGCATGAAGGCGTAG
- a CDS encoding DUF4881 domain-containing protein — MRRFLLMLLVVALPLGLVGCGEYGKVDQGRVIAYDKNAKTVTLIQDKAMEPLNPDYSILPPHTYKLPVDPAEMGPEPKAGQRMKLDTKTNIIRIFNTKTQAFEDITFKMVDLQENIDRNHPLVYDKATEAAKKFPMVDRDKKTVTIYSGRQKMLCTISMPDEYFALPDSTWDAGDEVRVYYKAEGVSLRFMNITKTDIFKK; from the coding sequence ATGAGACGCTTTCTGCTGATGCTGCTCGTGGTGGCGCTGCCCCTCGGCCTGGTGGGCTGCGGTGAATACGGCAAGGTGGACCAGGGCCGGGTGATCGCATACGACAAGAACGCGAAAACCGTCACCCTGATCCAGGACAAGGCCATGGAGCCGCTGAACCCGGACTACTCCATCCTGCCCCCGCACACCTACAAGCTGCCCGTGGATCCCGCCGAAATGGGACCGGAGCCCAAGGCCGGTCAGCGCATGAAGCTGGATACCAAGACCAACATCATCCGCATCTTCAACACCAAGACCCAGGCGTTCGAAGACATCACGTTCAAGATGGTGGACCTGCAGGAGAACATCGACCGCAACCATCCGCTGGTGTACGACAAGGCCACGGAAGCCGCGAAGAAGTTCCCCATGGTTGACCGCGACAAGAAGACCGTGACCATCTATTCCGGTCGCCAGAAGATGCTGTGCACCATCTCGATGCCCGACGAATACTTCGCCCTGCCCGATTCCACCTGGGACGCCGGTGACGAAGTGCGCGTGTACTACAAGGCCGAGGGCGTGTCCCTGCGCTTCATGAACATCACCAAGACCGACATCTTCAAGAAGTAG